Within the Butyrivibrio sp. AE3004 genome, the region TGCATAAGGATATAGGGCTCTCTACAAGAACAATCAGTGCGGCATTAAAACAGTTGGAGGAGATAGGGATCCTTGATATAGAAACAAGAGGACAGGGTATGCCCAATCTGTACTACGTTAAGAATTTCATCTACAAGGATGAAGATAATGGTTCCAGAGGTGCAAAAATTGCATCTCTGGATAAAGGAAGGGGATAAAAAGGGGAAATGAAATTTGAGTATTTTAACGGAAAAGAGCCTGCTTCAAATTGCTTTATAGTCTTACCGAAAGCACTTCAACATGATCCGGAACTAAAAAAGCTATCTTCAAATGCTAAGGTTCTATATGGAATTATGCTGGATAGGATGAAATTATCAGCTATAAATAATCAGATCGATAAAGATGGTAAAACCTTCATATATTTCTCTATTGAGAGTATTCAGGAGGAGCTTAATGTGGGCAGAAATACAGCTTTTAAAGTCTTGGAAGAGCTTGATACGGACAATGGAATCGGGCTTATAGAACGTGTGAAGTGTGGCCAGGGAAGGCAATCTCGAATTTATGTCATGAGAATAGTTGAGGCAAAATACGATTACTCTGCAGATGAATATGAAAACGAAGATACTGTTCCAGTTCAGAAGTTTATTAATAGGGATTCAGAAGAAAAAACGGAAGTTTCAGAATCCCAAAATGTAAACTTCAAGAAGTTTATAAATGGGACTTCTAGAAGTTTAAATTCTAACACTCTAGAAGTTTATAATCGGGACCCTAATAAGAATATTATTAATAAAAATAAAATTAATAATAATAATCTTATCCATATCTATCCAAGTAATACTAAGGCTTCGACGATTGATGGGATGGGATGTGACTCTGATGAAACAGCTACAAGATTGTATGTCAGGGAAGACATAGGGACTGATTCTATCTGCAGTGCATATCCGCATTGGGAAAGCAAAGTACGTGGACTTGAGGATCTGATTGTTGATGTGCTTACTTCAAGACGCAGCACAATCACAATCGCTGGAGAAGAAAGAGAGCTGAATGTAGTTAAAGGTCGCTTTATGAAGCTTAACAGATTCCAGCTTGAAACAGTGATAGAGAACTGGTCTAAGCTCAAAAAGACACCAAATAATTCTAGGGCATACCTTCTTGCAATGCTGTTTAATGTGTCCGGGACAGCAGATATGCAGTTTGAGGCTGAATGCAATGAGGGTGCACAGAGTAATTATCAAAAGGTGGCTGACAATAACAATGCGGATTATGAAGATTTTATGGAGGGGTAAAAATGTTTGTTTTAAAGCTTTTACTGAAAATCATATTGTTACCGGTATTCTTGATGGTATGCTTCATCAGGACATGGGTGGAACTGCTTTCAAGGATCGGCTGCGTTATCCTGGGGCTATTTTACCTTGCGATGCTTGTAATAATCATCATGTATGTCAGCAAGCAGATGTGGGGGGCAGTAGCCATTTCTGTTGGTATGTCATTCGGA harbors:
- a CDS encoding replication initiator protein A, which translates into the protein MKFEYFNGKEPASNCFIVLPKALQHDPELKKLSSNAKVLYGIMLDRMKLSAINNQIDKDGKTFIYFSIESIQEELNVGRNTAFKVLEELDTDNGIGLIERVKCGQGRQSRIYVMRIVEAKYDYSADEYENEDTVPVQKFINRDSEEKTEVSESQNVNFKKFINGTSRSLNSNTLEVYNRDPNKNIINKNKINNNNLIHIYPSNTKASTIDGMGCDSDETATRLYVREDIGTDSICSAYPHWESKVRGLEDLIVDVLTSRRSTITIAGEERELNVVKGRFMKLNRFQLETVIENWSKLKKTPNNSRAYLLAMLFNVSGTADMQFEAECNEGAQSNYQKVADNNNADYEDFMEG